The DNA region AATCCGCGGCACCCCTACACGCGGGCGCTCCTGTCCGCGGTCCCGGAGGCGACGGCATCGAACGTCCCGGCCGCCCGGACACGCATCCGCCTGACCGGAGACGTCCCTTCCCCCCTCAACCCCCCGTCCGGCTGCCGCTTCCGCACCCGCTGCTGGAAGGCGACGGAGAGGTGCGCGGCGGAGACGCCTGCGCTGGTGCGGGTAGAGGGGAACGGGGTGGGGCATCTGACGGCTTGCCATTACCCGGAGGCCAGGGACACGGTCCCTGGGCCCCGGCCCTCCGAGGGCCCCGGGATCGCGGCCTGACACCTACCCTGAAGTCATGGACTACGCGAAGATGCGCGCGATCGCCGAGGAGCTCACGGAGTTCGCCGAGCACCTTGAGGGAGCGTGGAACGTCGAAATCGGGCCCTCCGGGCCGTTCCTTGCCATGATGAGCCCCTCGAAGCGCCACGAGGGCGCGGTCCGACGCATCCGGAACCAGCTCAACGAGCAGCTCCCCGCCACCCACCCCGGCTACGTCTGCGAGAACGGTCCCGAGATCGAGCACCCGTCGATCGGCCGCATGCGGCGCCCCGACGCGGTCGTCATCCCCGAGGACGTGCTCGACGAGGAGGGCCTCGCCGTCGACGCGAGTCAGGTGCTGGCGGTCGTCGAGATCGTCTCGCCTTCCAATCCGGACAACGACTACGGTGCGAAGCTCACCGAGTACCCGGCCATGGGTATCGCCCACTACCTGATCGTGGATCCGCGCACGGGCACGATCGAGGCGCACTCCGACCCGTGCGGGGACCGGTACCAGCACAAGAACCCGTACATCTTCGGAGACACCGTGCCGTTCGGCCCGTGGACCGTGGAGACGGCTGCCTTCCGTCGCTACGGGAAGGCGGGAGGCACGCAGCCGTAGCCGGTGTCGGGCTCAGCCCGGCTCCCCCCGCTCCACGCAGAATTCGTTCCCCTCGGGGTCCTCCATGGTGACCCAGCCGCCGCCGTCGGGGCGCCTGCGGTCCTCGATCACCCGGGCGCCGAGGGTGATCGCGCGCTCGACCTCCTCCTCGCGGGTGCGGCCCTTGGGCTTGAGGTCGAAGTGGATGCGGTTCTTGGCCGTCTTGCCTTCCGGGACGCGGACGAAGAGCAGCCTCGGGCCGCCGTCGGGGTCCGCGATCAGTGCCTCCGGGTCACCGGGCTTGTCGTCGTCGGCCAGTGGCCGGCCGAGCAGCTCGCTCCAGAACAGCCCGAGGTCGTACGGGTCTCCTGTGCAGTCGAAGGTGATGCTGTGGATCCCCGGCGCCAACTGCTTCTCCCGACTCAACTGTCTCCTCCCGAACGAGTCTTCGCCCCCGCCGCCCCTACCCATTCCCGTCCCTTTCGGGGGCCAGCCCCCGAACCCCCGCTCCTCAAACGCCGGAGAGGCTGAATTTCAGCCCGTCCGGCGTTTGAGGACGAGGCCGTTCAGGCCGACAAGGGGGGTCTGGGGGCGCAGCCCCCAGGGACGGGACGGGTAGGGGCGGCGGGGGCGAGGAAGGTCAGTCCTTCGTGACGTCCTGCTCAAGCGCCGCCAGGGCCGGGTCCAGGACGATGTCCTCGTCGCGGGCCTCCGTCGTCGGGTCCTCCGGAAAGTGGCAGGCCGTCAGGTGACCGGACCGGTTGCCGGAGATCTGAACCAGCGGAGGCTCCTCCGTGGCGCACTTGTCCTGCGCCTTCCAGCAACGCGTGCGGAACCGGCAACCGCTCGGCGGATGGATCGGCGACGGCACGTCACCGGAGAGCCGAATCCGCTCCCGGTCCTCGACCTCGTCGTCGAGCGCGACCTCCGGAACCGCGGACAGCAGAGCGTGCGTGTAGGGATGCCGCGGCCGGTTGTAGATGGAGTCCCGGTCCCCGACCTCCACCACCTTGCCGAGGTACATCACCGCGAGCCGCTGCGAGAAGTGCCGCACGATCGCCAGGTCGTGGGCGATGAAGAGGAAGGCGATGCCCATCTCCTCCTGGACCTTCTGGAGGAGGTTCACCACCTGGGCCTGGATCGACACGTCCAGGGCGGAGACCGGCTCGTCCGCGACGATCAGCTTCGGGTTCAGCGCCAGGGCCCGGGCCACACCGATGCGCTGGCGCTGACCGCCGGAGAACTCGTGCGGGAAGCGGTTGTAGTGCTCCGGGTTGAGACCGACCAGTTCCAGGAGTTCGCGTACACGCGTCTCGCGGCCGCCCGTCGGATTGATCCCGTTGACCTCCATCGGCGACTTGATGATCGTGCCGACGGTCTGCCGCGGGTTCAGCGAGGAGTACGGGTCCTGGAAGATCATCTGGATCTCGGACCGTACGGGCGCTATCTGCTTGCGCGAGGCGTGGGTGATGTCCTGGCCCGCGTACGTGATCTTCCCGGCGGTCGGCTCCAGGAGGCGGGTGATGAGCCGGCCCGTCGTCGACTTGCCGCAGCCGGACTCG from Streptomyces sp. NBC_00258 includes:
- a CDS encoding Uma2 family endonuclease, which translates into the protein MDYAKMRAIAEELTEFAEHLEGAWNVEIGPSGPFLAMMSPSKRHEGAVRRIRNQLNEQLPATHPGYVCENGPEIEHPSIGRMRRPDAVVIPEDVLDEEGLAVDASQVLAVVEIVSPSNPDNDYGAKLTEYPAMGIAHYLIVDPRTGTIEAHSDPCGDRYQHKNPYIFGDTVPFGPWTVETAAFRRYGKAGGTQP
- a CDS encoding VOC family protein — protein: MSREKQLAPGIHSITFDCTGDPYDLGLFWSELLGRPLADDDKPGDPEALIADPDGGPRLLFVRVPEGKTAKNRIHFDLKPKGRTREEEVERAITLGARVIEDRRRPDGGGWVTMEDPEGNEFCVERGEPG
- a CDS encoding ABC transporter ATP-binding protein: MSDKLTLPKPQGPVDGVGEPLLSVEGLTKHFPIYGGFPIKRKVGAVQAVDGVDLTVGVGESVGLVGESGCGKSTTGRLITRLLEPTAGKITYAGQDITHASRKQIAPVRSEIQMIFQDPYSSLNPRQTVGTIIKSPMEVNGINPTGGRETRVRELLELVGLNPEHYNRFPHEFSGGQRQRIGVARALALNPKLIVADEPVSALDVSIQAQVVNLLQKVQEEMGIAFLFIAHDLAIVRHFSQRLAVMYLGKVVEVGDRDSIYNRPRHPYTHALLSAVPEVALDDEVEDRERIRLSGDVPSPIHPPSGCRFRTRCWKAQDKCATEEPPLVQISGNRSGHLTACHFPEDPTTEARDEDIVLDPALAALEQDVTKD